In a single window of the Anguilla rostrata isolate EN2019 chromosome 4, ASM1855537v3, whole genome shotgun sequence genome:
- the rfc4 gene encoding replication factor C subunit 4, with product MQAFLKGTQSIKPQKDKSAGTSGEKKPKPVPWVEKYRPKCVDEVAFQEEVVAVLKKSLEGADLPNLLFYGPPGTGKTSTILAAARELYGPELYRQRVLELNASDERGIQVVREKVKRFAQLTVAGRRTDGKPCPPFKIIILDEADSMTGAAQAALRRTMEKESRTTRFCLICNYVSRIIEPLTSRCSKFRFKPLDDRIQGERLREICEKEQLQCSEEAIAALVKVSEGDLRKAITFLQSAARLDAEKQVTESLVIEIAGVVPTKLIDNLLQICYSSTFDKLEIAVKSMIDEGYAGTQVIGQLHDAVIEESLSDRHKSAIVEKMAEVDKCLADGADEYLQLMSLCSVIMQQAAQST from the exons ATGCAGGCATTTCTGAAAGGCACTCAGAGCATTAAGCCGCAGAAAGATAAATCTGCCGGGACAAGCGGGGAGAAGAAGCCGAAGCCGGTGCCGTGGGTGGAGAAATA CCGACCAAAATGCGTAGACGAAGTTGCTTTCCAAGAAGAGGTGGTTGCAGTCCTTAAGAAGTCTCTAGAGGGCGCCGAT CTCCCCAACCTGCTGTTCTACGGACCTCCAGGGACAGGCAAGACCTCCACCATCCTGGCTGCAGCTCGCGAGCTTTACgg CCCAGAGCTCTACCGGCAGAGAGTCCTGGAGCTGAACGCCTCAGACGAGCGAGGGATCCAGGTGGTCAGGGAGAAGGTGAAGAGATTCGCCCAGCTGACGGTGGCGGGGAGACGCACAGA TGGGAAGCCCTGCCCCCCGTTTAAAATCATCATCCTGGACGAGGCGGACTCCATGACGGGCGCGGCGCAGGCTGCTCTCCGGCGCACCATGGAGAAGGAGTCGCGAACCACGCGCTTCTGCCTCATCTGCAACTACGTCAGCCG gatCATCGAGCCCCTCACGTCCCGCTGCTCCAAGTTCCGCTTCAAGCCGCTGGACGACCGGATCCAGGGGGAGCGCCTGCGGGAGATCTGCGAGAAGGAGCAGCTGCAGTGCAGCGAGGAG GCCATCGCTGCTCTGGTGAAGGTGTCGGAGGGAGACCTGCGGAAGGCCATCACGTTTTTGCAGAGCGCGGCTCGACTCGACGCCGAGAAGCAGGTCACCGAGAGCCTGGTCATCGAGATCGCTGGG GTTGTGCCCACAAAGCTAATTGACAACCTGCTACAGATTTGTTACAGCAGCACCTTTGATAAACTCGAAATTGCTGTCAAG AGCATGATCGACGAGGGCTACGCCGGCACACAGGTCATCGGCCAGCTGCACGACGCCGTCATCGAGGAGAGCCTCAGCGACCGCCACAAATCGGCCATCGTGGAGAAGATGGCG GAGGTGGATAAGTGTTTGGCGGACGGCGCAGACGAGTACCTGCAGCTGATGAGCCTGTGTTCCGTCATCATGCAGCAGGCAGCCCAGAGCACCTGA